A single window of Rhizobium sp. SL42 DNA harbors:
- a CDS encoding NAD(P)/FAD-dependent oxidoreductase — MHVVVIGAGIVGASTALELVEQGHRVSIMEPEQPGGRHAASYGNSGWISPASIIPMSMPGLWKKVPGYLADPGGPLAIRWPYLASLAPWLARFVAAGSTATKVTRTARILSGLLHDAPTRHQALAEKIGRGDLVTRKGLIYAYPDRHAFEAEAFAWQLRRDNGVAYRELSGAELHELEPDLAPRYTFAAYVEKGGHCVDPGGYVAAIVDHAVTLGAERIQMKATGFRVEKGRLQGVVTESGSVPCDRAVIAAGIHSKTLAAQAGDTVPLQSERGYHVVIPRQILAGAMPVMPGDGKMGNNPTLAGLRIAGQVELASVAAAPDWRRADILLRHAASAYPAISHLSGTNGIDRWMGHRPSIADGLPVIGPSSVSNDIIHAFGHGHIGLATGPVTGKLASDLIAERETTLEISSLSAARFRK; from the coding sequence ATGCATGTAGTCGTCATCGGAGCCGGCATTGTCGGGGCATCCACCGCGCTTGAACTTGTCGAACAGGGGCACCGTGTCTCGATCATGGAGCCCGAACAGCCCGGTGGTCGGCATGCAGCGAGCTACGGCAACAGCGGCTGGATCAGCCCGGCATCGATCATCCCGATGTCGATGCCGGGACTTTGGAAAAAGGTTCCCGGCTATCTCGCCGACCCCGGCGGCCCCCTCGCCATCCGCTGGCCTTATCTGGCATCGCTTGCACCATGGCTTGCACGCTTCGTCGCCGCCGGTTCGACAGCCACGAAGGTCACGCGCACGGCCCGCATCCTCTCCGGCCTCCTGCATGACGCACCGACGCGGCATCAGGCGCTGGCGGAAAAAATCGGTCGCGGCGATCTCGTCACCCGCAAGGGACTGATCTATGCCTATCCCGACCGACACGCCTTCGAGGCTGAGGCATTTGCCTGGCAACTGCGACGCGACAACGGCGTCGCGTACCGCGAGCTGTCTGGCGCAGAACTGCATGAATTGGAGCCGGATCTCGCCCCTCGCTACACATTCGCCGCCTATGTGGAAAAGGGTGGCCATTGCGTCGATCCGGGTGGTTATGTCGCTGCCATCGTCGATCATGCCGTGACGCTCGGGGCCGAGCGCATTCAGATGAAGGCCACCGGTTTCCGGGTAGAGAAGGGTCGGCTGCAAGGCGTTGTCACTGAGTCCGGCTCGGTCCCCTGCGACCGCGCCGTCATCGCCGCCGGCATCCATTCCAAAACCCTCGCGGCACAGGCAGGTGATACGGTGCCGCTGCAAAGCGAACGCGGGTATCATGTGGTCATTCCGCGCCAAATCCTGGCCGGCGCCATGCCTGTCATGCCCGGGGACGGCAAGATGGGCAACAATCCAACGCTCGCCGGTCTGCGCATCGCCGGACAGGTCGAACTGGCCAGCGTCGCCGCCGCGCCCGATTGGCGGCGTGCGGACATCCTGCTGCGACATGCAGCATCCGCCTATCCGGCAATTTCACATCTTTCCGGAACGAACGGGATCGATCGCTGGATGGGCCACCGGCCATCGATCGCCGACGGCCTGCCCGTGATCGGACCGAGCAGCGTCAGCAACGACATCATCCATGCCTTCGGTCATGGCCATATCGGACTTGCAACCGGCCCGGTCACCGGAAAACTCGCTTCGGATCTAATCGCCGAACGGGAAACCACGCTGGAAATCTCCAGTCTTTCTGCGGCGCGTTTTCGAAAGTGA
- a CDS encoding RidA family protein, whose protein sequence is MTSYRTTLEACGIAWPELSRPNLPFAPTKRIGDILYVSGQIPEALSDIVFTGKVGAEIDVETALKSAKLCAANVIYWVDQALDGDLDRVIQLAKLTIFINAAPGFAAFSQIGNGASEVMNAVFGERGEHARSAVGMAGLPANVPVEVEAVFHVR, encoded by the coding sequence ATGACCAGTTACCGAACGACGCTCGAAGCCTGTGGCATAGCGTGGCCTGAGCTTTCCCGACCCAATCTGCCGTTCGCGCCGACCAAACGCATCGGGGACATCCTCTATGTTTCTGGACAGATACCGGAAGCCCTCAGTGATATTGTCTTCACCGGTAAAGTGGGCGCAGAGATCGATGTTGAAACGGCCTTGAAGAGTGCCAAGCTGTGTGCGGCAAATGTCATCTATTGGGTGGACCAGGCTTTGGACGGCGACCTTGATCGTGTCATTCAACTGGCCAAGCTCACCATTTTTATCAATGCCGCTCCCGGCTTCGCTGCATTCTCGCAAATCGGCAACGGAGCTTCGGAAGTGATGAACGCCGTGTTCGGCGAACGCGGCGAACATGCACGTTCAGCAGTCGGCATGGCCGGGTTACCCGCCAATGTTCCCGTTGAGGTCGAAGCCGTGTTTCACGTTCGCTGA
- a CDS encoding tripartite tricarboxylate transporter permease, whose protein sequence is METLNSLLLGLDQATMPINLMWCFAGVLLGTLVGVLPGLGPAATMAILLPFTIGLEPVTSLIMMAGIYYGAQYGGSTTAILLNLPGEASSVVTAIDGYKMARNGRAGIALSTAAIGSFFAGTAATLLLALFAPSLAEIGLLFGPAEYFSLMILGLIASVVLSRGSLPKALAMVLVGILIGLIGQDVQTAIPRFTLGFEDLSSGVNFVVVAMGLFGIGELIKDLENPESRTAISAPFFSMIPSKDDLKRMIWPILRGTGIGSLLGLLPGGGALLAAFAAYAVEKRVSNPPEGFGGGAIEGVASPESANNAGAQTSFVPLLTLGLPANAVMALMFGALIMQGIAPGPTLISDHPDIFWGVIVSMWVGNVMLLVLNLPLIGIWTRLLTLPFRYLYPAIMVFCSIGAFSLGNSVFDLWLLGLFGLGGYIFAKLDCDAAPLIMGLLLGPMMEENFRRAMFLSRGNPVIFVDRPISAMLLAFAVIALVIVALPKISRVREEAFQE, encoded by the coding sequence ATGGAAACTTTGAACTCGCTGCTGCTCGGCCTGGATCAGGCCACCATGCCGATCAACCTGATGTGGTGTTTCGCCGGCGTGCTGCTCGGCACGCTCGTCGGCGTGCTGCCGGGTCTCGGACCCGCAGCCACGATGGCGATCCTGTTGCCGTTCACCATAGGTCTCGAGCCGGTGACGTCGCTGATCATGATGGCCGGCATCTATTACGGTGCGCAATACGGCGGCTCGACAACCGCCATCCTGCTCAATCTTCCGGGCGAGGCATCCTCCGTCGTCACGGCCATCGACGGCTACAAGATGGCCCGCAACGGGCGGGCGGGCATAGCACTTTCGACGGCGGCCATAGGCTCGTTCTTTGCAGGAACGGCCGCAACGCTTCTGCTCGCGCTGTTTGCGCCGTCGCTGGCGGAAATCGGATTGCTGTTCGGTCCGGCCGAATATTTCTCGCTGATGATCCTCGGCCTCATCGCCTCCGTCGTCCTATCGCGGGGCTCGCTGCCCAAGGCACTGGCGATGGTATTGGTGGGCATTCTGATCGGTCTCATCGGCCAGGACGTGCAGACGGCGATCCCGCGCTTCACGCTCGGTTTCGAAGATCTCTCAAGCGGTGTAAATTTCGTGGTCGTGGCCATGGGCCTGTTCGGCATCGGTGAACTGATCAAGGACCTCGAGAATCCGGAAAGCCGGACGGCCATCAGCGCGCCGTTCTTTTCCATGATCCCCTCGAAAGACGACCTCAAGCGGATGATCTGGCCGATCCTGCGCGGAACCGGCATCGGGTCGCTGCTGGGCCTGCTTCCCGGCGGTGGCGCATTGCTGGCCGCTTTCGCAGCCTATGCTGTCGAGAAGCGCGTCAGCAATCCGCCGGAAGGCTTTGGCGGCGGCGCGATCGAAGGCGTCGCATCGCCGGAAAGCGCCAACAATGCCGGTGCACAGACGTCGTTCGTGCCGCTCCTGACGCTGGGACTGCCCGCCAATGCGGTGATGGCGCTGATGTTCGGCGCGCTTATCATGCAGGGCATCGCCCCCGGCCCGACGCTGATCTCCGATCATCCCGACATATTCTGGGGCGTCATCGTCTCGATGTGGGTCGGCAATGTCATGCTGCTGGTGCTCAACCTGCCGCTGATCGGCATCTGGACGCGGCTGCTCACCCTGCCCTTCCGCTATCTCTATCCGGCGATCATGGTGTTCTGCTCGATCGGTGCATTCTCGCTCGGCAATTCCGTGTTCGACCTTTGGCTTCTCGGCCTGTTCGGCCTCGGTGGCTACATTTTCGCAAAGCTCGATTGCGATGCCGCGCCGCTGATCATGGGACTGTTGCTCGGACCGATGATGGAGGAAAACTTCCGTCGCGCGATGTTCCTGTCGCGTGGCAATCCGGTGATCTTCGTCGATCGGCCCATCTCGGCCATGTTGCTGGCTTTCGCGGTGATCGCGCTGGTGATCGTTGCGCTTCCCAAGATCAGCCGTGTCCGTGAAGAGGCGTTCCAGGAATGA
- a CDS encoding LysR family transcriptional regulator, producing the protein MAVNFDIRLLRMFIAVAETGVVSKAAERLARTQAAVSMQLQRIEQDLNTQLLERSSKGVALTDAGKSFLAYARKTVALTEDMQRGLTDQRLAGRVRVGMFEDLAVTRLPTALAEFRRKHPYVEIELTSSYSKELARMLTEGRADLVIADPARFTVPPQSCISRRLVWSASRLIDVEEKVSLPLILFDTECSWQDRMLSALAEAGTAWHTGCKVKTLPAMLSALRAGLGFGLLFPEAVPLDCAVIDGQYGLPNAPSAEFGVFYGAKASILVQELALFLNHDY; encoded by the coding sequence ATGGCAGTGAATTTCGACATTCGACTACTTAGGATGTTCATCGCGGTGGCCGAGACCGGGGTCGTCAGTAAAGCTGCCGAACGCCTCGCACGCACTCAAGCCGCCGTGAGCATGCAGTTGCAACGCATCGAGCAGGATTTGAATACGCAGCTGCTTGAACGGTCGTCGAAAGGCGTCGCGTTGACCGATGCCGGTAAATCATTTCTAGCCTATGCGCGAAAGACAGTCGCCCTGACGGAGGACATGCAACGCGGCCTGACCGATCAGCGGCTGGCAGGAAGGGTTCGTGTCGGCATGTTTGAGGATCTCGCAGTCACAAGACTTCCCACTGCGCTTGCGGAGTTTCGTCGAAAGCACCCGTATGTCGAGATCGAATTGACTTCGTCCTATTCGAAGGAATTGGCACGGATGCTCACGGAAGGCCGGGCTGACCTCGTTATAGCGGATCCGGCCCGGTTCACCGTGCCACCACAGAGCTGCATTTCCAGACGGCTGGTCTGGTCCGCAAGCCGCCTGATTGATGTGGAAGAAAAGGTGTCTCTTCCCCTTATTCTCTTCGATACGGAGTGCTCCTGGCAGGACAGAATGCTGTCTGCGCTCGCTGAAGCTGGTACGGCTTGGCACACTGGATGCAAAGTCAAGACGCTGCCAGCCATGCTTTCGGCGCTACGGGCTGGATTGGGCTTTGGTCTCCTGTTTCCCGAGGCTGTGCCCTTGGATTGTGCGGTCATCGACGGGCAATATGGCTTGCCAAACGCGCCATCTGCGGAATTTGGCGTGTTTTACGGTGCCAAAGCGTCGATCCTTGTTCAGGAGTTGGCGTTGTTTCTGAATCACGACTACTAA